In Bacillota bacterium, a genomic segment contains:
- a CDS encoding flagellin gives VSTLGTVPRSTLQTVHAEVSRLLEQLVAIGNTQYADRYIFAGQKTLAPPFALTGDPPTVSYGGDEQPVWREVSPGITIQVNRPGSGALQQAMVATATFFHALDTAISTGGSVPPDVLGGLDSALDAILQERAQVGADGHRIEATRSRLQDSVYEVTSLLSETEDADMAEVIVRLTSTEAAYRAALEAGARIIQPSLLDFLR, from the coding sequence CGGTTTCCACCCTGGGTACCGTGCCCCGCTCTACCCTGCAGACGGTGCATGCCGAAGTCTCCCGGCTGCTGGAGCAACTGGTGGCCATCGGCAACACGCAGTACGCCGACCGCTATATTTTCGCCGGTCAGAAAACCCTCGCCCCGCCCTTCGCCCTGACCGGGGACCCGCCCACGGTGTCCTACGGCGGCGATGAGCAACCCGTGTGGCGCGAGGTCAGCCCCGGTATCACCATCCAGGTCAACAGGCCAGGCAGCGGAGCGTTGCAGCAGGCTATGGTGGCCACCGCCACCTTCTTCCACGCGCTCGACACCGCCATTAGCACGGGTGGTTCGGTGCCGCCCGACGTGCTGGGCGGCCTGGACAGCGCCCTCGACGCCATCCTGCAGGAAAGGGCCCAGGTGGGCGCCGACGGCCACCGTATCGAAGCCACGCGCTCGCGCTTGCAGGACAGCGTGTACGAGGTTACCTCGCTCCTTTCCGAGACGGAAGACGCTGACATGGCTGAGGTGATCGTGCGCTTGACGAGCACGGAGGCCGCCTACCGCGCTGCCCTGGAGGCGGGGGCCCGCATCATCCAGCCCAGCCTGCTGGACTTCCTCCGCTGA